The following nucleotide sequence is from Mangifera indica cultivar Alphonso chromosome 17, CATAS_Mindica_2.1, whole genome shotgun sequence.
TCCCCGCTCACAATGTCCCACAACCGAACTGTTTTGTCACTAGAACCAGTTGCAATATAGTTGGAATTGGCATGCCATCTGACACACTAAAACAAGCAATCTAACTATCATTgctaacatataacaaaaaaataatctaattgaCCAAAATGCATTTTGGTGACTTCTTGCAGGGAACAAGAGCTCCCATAAGAGTTTAATAAGAAGGATGCCATTTAAAGGCACACCAGATCAATTAAAGAACTGATAGCAGGCAAAATCAAGCCTCCATCACCATCGAACAATAACTTAATCAGTATCGTTTTTCAGTCAATGGGAGAGAAGTGAGAAAGAACAAATCTGCTCACGTCAACATCAGAGAGGTGCCCTGCTGCTATTCGTAAAGGCTGTATCCTATCCATAGACCAAACCCTTGCAGTTCGATCATGGGAACAGCTAGCAAAATAATGTCCTAGTGGAGAAAACTGCACCAAGAGATAACAATAAAGCACATTTAGTATAAATACATATGAAGAGGAAACAGACAACCAAGTTTTAAATAGTTGATGGAAGCTATGTTCATCCCTCTATAACCAAAGaaagtaaacaaaaaataaagatccACAGCTAGAGAACTCAACATAGATAGACGTTTAATAGCATCACCTAATCCAGCAATCTACAACTATTAAAAAGCCTCACACCTGATCACACCCAACCccataacaaaaataatcaaacacTTTAAGAAAGTAAATTGGGCAATAACTGTGAGTTTGTGATGACTGTATCATATGTGAGATTGTCAGAGAAAAACAGTAGAGCAGATATCAGTTCATTGACCAGTAAAATCTAAGGCAATGTCAACTGCAGCAAGAACAAATgcattttattatcaataagtTAAAGACTATAAATCAtgaatcaaaaaacaaaaatattacatAGGGAATGGCAACTATGTGTGTTAAGCAAAAACATTAATGTGCAGGATTACGATGGAAATAGTCCCGATCCTCcatattacaaaaatatccaATAAAGGGAATAATTTCACACTACTATTATgctatattttaataatatataacaaatacCGTAGATTCAATGCAAAATATCAATGTGTACCTGAACATCCCAAACAGGATAGTTATGACCCTTGTAGCAAACAAGATTTGCATTTAGTTTTGTGCTCCATAATCGAACTGCAAGCACAGCAATGCCATTTTTTTGGTATAGAAaagaacaaaaggaaaaaaaaaacagatatcagCAATCTTTTATAATTGCCTAGAAGAGCATACTTGTTGCATCTGCTGAGCAGGAAAGAATATAATCCCCAAGAGGACTAAAACTGGCAGAATATACTGGCCCAGAATGACCCTGAAATAATGTATAAGCTCTTTTGCTACCATTTGCCCCTAAAGTATCTTCCTTTGCTGTAGTATCATTTTCACCCTGCAAAACAGCTGACACCAACACTGTTTAACAACAAAGTCTCTCATCATCTAAATATCTGAGCATGAAACAAATTCACATATAGGCATGTTAGCCTATTCACTATCACATCTGAAAAGAAGGCAATGATAGCTTACAAGAAGTAAATTGTAGCCAGCAAAGAAAAAAGGATAACCACAAGGAAAGGGAATAATATTTGTACAAACTTACAACTTCCAGTTTGTTGGCCAAGCTTTGCCATATCCCAAACCTATATAAGCAAAGTTCAAAATCAGCAATCAATCAAGCCACAAGATGTAAATTGTGAAAATTAGATAACATACAACCTTCAATGACGAGTCTGAGAATCCACCAGCAACCAAGGATCCATCATGGGATATTGATGCACAATTTAAActggaaaatatgaaattttgcaCAAATAAAAACCATGAATGCCTGAACAAAGTTGACGATTGAACCACTaaaatttgattagatattaccTATTATGTGTGTTGATAAATGTATAAAAGCAGACAGATGGCAATGCAATACTGCTCAATTGCACACGATTTTTCAAGTCTTCAAGAAAAGACTGTTCCACCTCAGGTGGCCTGCAGCAAAGCAATGACAATCAATAGAATAATTGAAACATATCTAACTATAACCCTAGCtaacattttgaaaaaaaaaaagtactatGCATTAAAATACATCTATATAGCAGGTAACTCCAGTGATAGGATATAATAactatatgaaaatattttttaatcaattgaaGAGGAAACGAGTGCAACAGTTCTACTAAAAGTATAGATAAACTTGGATTTTTTTTAGTTCAAACTATGTGCAACTGGAAACATACCCAAGATACTTCTAAATGTTGGTTACATACCCAAGATACAGGAAAATCATTAAAAACACTagtaattattcatattttctcATTGCATGTATGTGTAGGAGGTGGGATGCATTGAATGCAAATCGTGCTTTTAGACATCCATTTCTGAAAGACTAGTCAGCCATtacgttttctttttcttttttttgaaagGCTTACTTTTCCGATACAATTTCAATTGTTTGATGACcctacataaattttaaaaaaatatattatcatgtccTGTGTTGAAATATAATTTCAGCTTGAACCCAGATCAAACATCTATAGAGGAAAAATTAGATAGGGGATCTCTGAAAATACATTACGGGCAAAGCAAGCTCTGATTTCACTCGTCGAGCCACTGGCACAGTGTTAGCCTCTGGACGTGATGTTTTTGCTGTTGCATTGATAGCTTTGTCCTTCTTCGACTTTTTCATTGAAGTGCCTTGCTTTCCACCTTCTATTGATCTTTTCTGAACAAGAGACACATAAAAAGCAAAGGTATTAAGAAAAGGAGAacaattatgataataaaaaatatttctatacgataaataagaaatttaaagtTACTTCAATTATTCCAGTTCTTACATGGTTTCCAAAAGAAAGGCACAGATATTGACAAGTTACAGGCATTGAGGTAATATGTGTACCTTGTTCTCATCTACCTCAGCCTCTTTGTTTTCTCCTTCGGCTTTTTCAGAATCCGATAGTAAACCTCCTTGTTTCTCCACGCGGTCCTCTAAAGAATCTTCAAGCAACTTTAACAAGGATATAATGAAGGTTCAAAGTCAAACTATCATATAGATAGTACATTGGCTGTAATAGCcctataattttacaaaaaaggTTTGACACATAATGACTGGGCTGGtagaaaaaatttaagttaagcATCAAGTCATAACCGGCCACAAAACCTCTCAATTTTGGAATTGCACTTAACGAGTGGTGTGAATTTGAGAATGTGGTAAAGTATGTTCCAAACATTCAGATACCAATTTCTGGCATGTTAAGAAGAACCATAATAATCAGAGGCCAATTACTCTAAAGAGAAAACTGCAACagaaattatgataaaatgtCGCAGAAGAGATAATACTTGCagaattcaaaagaaacatataGTTGTTGAAAGTAATCCTACAGAGGAAAAAATCAAAGAAGAGAACAATTCATATGAAACACCAAATATAAGCAGCTGCCCCACCAACTCACCCCCCAATGTACttccttttgatttattttgttagCTGCATCCTGGTTGCTTCCAATAAGTGTAACCATCTCAGCATCATTGGAAATTGAGCTGGGCTTCCCTGGAGAAACTATTCCCAACAATCGAATAAAAGCATCACCCAAAAGGTAGATAAAAAATCTTATCACAATCCAAAAATAGCTATATTAATGCAATTAAACAGAAATGCAAAGCAGTTGCACCTTCGAAGTTAATACGTTCATTGATGATCCCAAGCATTTTAGTGCATTGTGTCTTGTGTAGATACTGTAGCAGAAGCTCATAGGAGTACTGTCAAAATGATAGATAGCAAGTTTAACAACTATTTGCGAGAATCAAAGAACACAGCTCCTGAACTTTCACCACATCCAATCAACCAAAATATTACCTGACATATCTTAATATTGACTTTGCTATGCCTCAGAGAATGAGCAAATTCCATCTCCTGAGTAACAATATCATTGtaagactttttttttcttatcagtAGTTTAACCATACTTATTTTAGGGTGTCAACTAACCTCCAGATGAGAGGGAGTAAGAACCCCTTCCAACTTCTGAAGGTCTCGTAAGTGCAGCATTTCATGGTCTTCACGAAAGCTATTGAAAAACGTTCTGGCTGGGGGCATCAACACAATTGCATAAATGCGTATACATATGAACAATCATTGAAATAAGCACAATTAGCGAAAGGACTTGAAGAAAGAGTTTAAAAACATACCATCTTGGATATACTTTTTAGCCACCAGATCCATGAAACAGTGGATAAAGACTGGATAGAGCACACGAAGTAACTCATGCTGAAAAATTCAAAGACAAATTAAGTTACTACTAAAATAAACTTATTCCAATGACCCTAACATAAATTACTAaaaagcgaaaaaaaaaaaaaaaactacttacCTTGTACAAATCCAGTGAGCTATAAGTCCATAACCTCAGTTTGCTATATTCATCCTGGTATCGAGCAGGACCATCCTCTGATCTAAAAagcatgaatatatattattcatttaaaaatcactcaaaatgGCAAGCCATAGTGACTATTCTTATGAACTTTGTACAGCCTATTCAAATTTCGCTTATCAAGGTCGCAAAACAAGTGATTCTGCACTATCTGAGGTACAAAAGAGTGCAAATTTGCTCTATACATACTGTCTACTTCAACTTTTAACTAAATACAGAGCACCTAAAACTCTTAAACTtcatcaatattttaaattttcatgaaTTTTCAGCAGCATTTTGCTTcaaattgcattattaaaatcTATCATTGAAGTCGTAAATTACTGAAGCAAACTGAACGAAGATGAACATAAAATACTTATGAATTTCAAAACTTGGAGGATAGATAAGAAATAACAGAGAAAATCAAAGAGATAAAAGAGTAAAGAAATACTCGGAGAAGGAGCGAAAGAACTTGGAGAGTTCGGGATCGTTGAGTACGTTGATGGACTCGTTGCCGGGGCTGTTATTGTTCTTGCGTTGAAGTTCAGCTCTAAGAGCAGTCTCGGCCTCGTTGAAGCCTTTCTTTTTCAGGAAAGTCGTGACGAAATCCGTCAAGCGCGAGTCGTCCATTCCGTCGTCGAAGCTCTGCCTCTGCTAGTATCAGACcgcatattatttaattaaaatcataaactaTTTCAAGGCTCAACACTTGTTGGGCCTCCACTTCGGCCCATAAAAGAAGCCCAGGCAAAGTTGTCAGAATAagtagattttgaattaaagccCGAAAGTTCATTTTAGGGTTAATTTGTTTGTCTacctaataatattattattatttttaacagtattatttattttataaataacttCTCAATGTATTATGggtcaatttaagtttaaattagatattaCGACTctttaacttaattaaaatcaaatctgCCGATATAACGATATTGGATTGGATACTCGATAACTAAGATTGATACTCCATGTGCCCAAACTCTGGGCTTTCAAATGCCACCCCCCTTCTACATCCAACTATTTAGAgattgttataataataattatacatggagtaaaaataatattagtattagtataaatatattatgtcattatattattaagtatgAGTATTTCTCATCCCAGGTTcgaaaaactataaaattatatatatttattttaaatatatatatttatatatattattatataattaaatgattttaaattaataataaaataatatcaatcatattatgatatatataattatgtgtatttaaaataaatatatataatactactcttgataaaataatatattttcgttttttaaatttcaaaagtttaaatttttataagtcatcgatttttattagtttaataaattaCCATTCTTGTaatcttatcaaataaatttaatttaaaatattaaagatatttaataaaaataacgtTTGATCAATTAGAGCAATTTAGAGAAATgtagtattaatttaaattataatcttcGAGTAACACTCTTGTTTTGGCAATAACGGATTAACCACGCGCCCAGAGTTCAGGAATTTAATGGGTGAAAAGTAGCTTTTCCAAACCTTGGATGTAGAACAATTTGCAGAAAATTTTTTCAGATtctcaaatattaaattttcacttttcactttttgtctttaaatACAAGTCATTATTATTAAAGTTTCAAGACTGTGTGCTTGCAGCTGGAAAAAGATTTAAACCAGGTGCTCCAATGGCTACTGGACACCGCCACAGCCAGTCCTGTTCTTATATTATCTTCAATGAACACTTTCCAttggtaaaaattttatttataacccaTGTCATGGaatccataaaaatttcaacttttatttCTTAGATTGGATTATGCTGAGTAATGGACTGTCAGTCGGTGGAGATTGGCGAAGCCATGGAAGAGGAGAGGCACGTTCTGTTTGGAAAGTACGAAATGGGGAGGCTTCTCGGGAAAGGCACGTTTGCGAAAGTGTATTATGGAAAACATATTGTGTCCGGTGAAAGTGTCGCcattaaaattatcaacaaaGATCAGGTGAAGAGGGAAGGGATGATGGAGCAGATTCAGAGGGAAATTTCTGTATTGCGATTGGTTCGTCACCCGAATATCGTGGAGCTCAAAGAAGTGATGGCGACGAAGAAGAAGATCTTTTTTGTAATGGAGTATGTTAAAGGCGGAGAGCTCTTCGCGAAGGTTGCCAGAGGCAAGCTGAAAGAAGATTTAGCGAGAAAGTATTTTCAACAGTTGATAAGCGCGATTGATTTTTGTCACAGTAGAGGCGTCTCGCATCGAGATTTAAAGCCGGAGAATTTGTTGTTAGACGAAAACGGAGATCTGAAAATTTCGGATTTTGGTCTCTCGGCTTTGCCGGAACAGTTGAGAAACGACGGCCTACTCCACACGCAGTGCGGGACACCAGCTTATGTGGCGCCAGAAATTATAAGAAAGAAAGGCTACGACGGGGCCACGGCGGATATCTGGTCTTGTGGGGTGATTTTATACGTTCTTCTTGCAGGATTTTTGCCCTTTCAAGATGCCAATTTGATGAATATGTACAGGAAAATTTTCAAAGCCCAGTTTGAATGTCCTCTATGGATTTCACCTGAAGCAAAGCGATTGATTTCTAAACTTCTTGTATCTGATCCTGGAAGACGGATCACAATTCAAGCCATTATTCGAGTGCCCTGGTTTCAGAAAGGCTTCACTCGACCTCCATCGTTTTCCGTCGATCAAGAAtcagaaaaagagaaacaagagGAGGACAAAACGTCTAAAATTCCATCTCCAAAGTTTTTCAATGCGTTTGAGTTCATTTCCTCCATGGCTTCGGGTTTTAACCTGTCGAGTTTGTTCGAGAGCAAGAGGAAGACTGGATCCATGTTCACGTCTAAGTGCTCAGCAAGTGCTATCATGGAGAAGATTGAAGAAGCAGCAAAGGGGATGAGTTTTGAAGTAGCCAAAGTGAAGGATTTCAAAGTGAAGTTACATGGAGGATCAGAAGGAAGAAAAGGACGGCTGTCAGTGACTGTGGAGGTGTTTGAGGTAGCGCCGACGGTGGCAATCGTGGAGTTGTCAAAATCCTCCGGTGACACTTTGGAGTATGCTAAGTTTTGTGAGGAAGATGTTAGGCCAGCATTGAAAGACATTGTCTGGACATGGCAAGGTGACAATATCAGTAACGGTGAAGAATCATAGAGCAAATAGTTTTCTTACAAATCTGTACACTAGGTATAAGAGCTTGTGAttggataatataattattgtatagAGTCAATGCTCATCATAACTATGTCGATTGTAGATTAAATTTCATGAACATTAATTATGTTGTAAAACTCGTGAACAAGTAATTAAGATTTTACTTAGAAAcctaattagagaaaaaaacatTGCAAAATTTTGGTAATCTAATATAAAcattacaaatttatatgatttagaaAGGTTAAATCTCTTTTCTAACATCAGAATTAATTTTGATCTgagttgaataaataaatattagtttaaatttaatttaaatcttaaataattaatttaaattcaaatttaacttattcaggaaaaaatatcatttgaaaataaatacaagaataattaatgaaataatctttgttattataatatctATCAACTGTTGATTTGAGTTTATCTCAAAAATAATTGCTTTAGATTGTTGTGATTTGTGAATCAATTACCCaaagaaacataaaaacaaatttttttcaatgataagTTAAGGCAAGGATTCCAAAGTCTAGACATACAGTAAAAGTTGAGCACATTGAGCAACATCTAACCGGGTCAATCTGGAAATGTGGCACCTTAAAAAATGCAACACACAAATTCCAAATCCAAACGAAACCTCTGCACATTAATTTCATGTTAATGTTAGTTGGGTGTGTGTTGGAGGTTTTACAGGTAGTTAACCTTTCATTTTCATTAGTACTTTCCATCCAAACTCCTTCTGGTGTCCATTTTCCACAAGTCTCCCACAACACTAGAATTTAAAGGTCGGAATAAGACtggataatataatatatatacttttgaatatttaattaaatatttaaataatatattattatataattaaatattattttatttttaattgaaaattattccCGTTTTCACTCTCCATATGGACACTAACGATAAGATTTGTTGACTTGAAACATTGGCTTACTTGACCAAGACAGGTTCACTACTGGACAAGTCTCAGCCTTGGAACCAGTCAAGTCAACTTGAATTGTCTTAATACCAGAAGTGATAACAGAATACTGATAGGCAGGCTTCATCCATATCATTTTTCATCACTTGGCAGACACAACATTTTTAGGTGTCTTTCAAATCTAATAAGCGACAACTCCTTGTGTCTCTGTCAGAAAGAAGTAGAAGCAACTTAACAAACATGATCAAGATCGAGTCTTTATTAGTACAGCAAGAGGATAGGGTTGCGAGTGCAGAGCGAGATTAACGAATTACTAAGAGAAGTAACACATATGCTTCTAATAGAAGCCTAGGGGAAAATGTCTActcaatattttcatataagaGACCAGTTTGGATCTTGATTGGTCAGGTTAGAGATGTTAATGGGTCAAGTAAAACTGGTTCTAGCACAATTCATCgaatttaaagattaaactagtttaatttaaaaaatatagaagttCATAAGATTGAATTAGTAGCgcttaaatacataattttgttaatttaagtaaaaaaataattttttatattaattaattaattatttatttaatttctctatTATTCTAAATACATTTGCGGGTTGATCAGGCTGTCTTATAGGCCTGATTTCTAGGCCCATGGCTCAACTCACGAGCTTCTACTATATGAGTTAACCTCTTATAGGTCGAGCCATTTTAATGTACTTCAAATTGAGTTACAAACTGGTCTAACTTATTTATCATATCTAAATCTAATCAtcacatttgtttttaatagaAACTCTAAGTAAAATAATCATGctcaatgtttttatatttgaatcgaGTACTGACCTATTCGAAGGGCTGGTCTTGGTATACTGATTCAATTGCAGCCATTGTATTATTCTTCGTCTGTTGATGATAATAATTCTTTCTAAGATTCAAGGTCTAGGGTTTATGATTGAAAATGTAGCGAgtcatttctttttaaaatcattattaatgtaaaataatttagttacaCTAACAAGTCGTTGTAGTATAGTGGTAAGTATACCTGCCTGTCACGCAGGTGACCCGGGTTCGATCCCCGGCAACGGCGGATTATGTCTTTTCGCAAATTTTGTTAGCCCagaattctttatatttttatttcctcCTACGGTGGCATCCAATGTGAGCCCCATCAACCGAAATCATTTTCTCCTTTCCAACTAATCTGAGCCCAATAAGCCCAAAATCAATACTCATAGAGGAAGGTGGAGGACCAGAAAAATGTGTGAACCACTTTCATAGGTCCAAGAAATAGTTGAGcattcaatagttttaaaaaatctctcCGACCCAtaacaatattttatgtataagcgattagataatatatcttatatgattaattttaaattaaaaataaataattatattatccaaTCAACACAAcagtttatttgtatttattaatatttattgattatatatatagtattacttagCATTTATCAATCTCTCAGaggcaaataaaataaacccaggtcgtatttttagtataaaaataacTCTTAGATCAACATaaaggataatgaaaatcaATGCAAATAATACATCACGCTTTAAGTGTCCAATTACGTGTGAATTGAGATAATATCACCAATAAAGAATTTCATTTTAGAAATGAAGCGTAATTGACTGGAAAAAGGAAAAGTCGGCTATTCCAAATGTACTTGATGCGAATTTCCTCTATCTCACATTGGAACGAGAATTTTAGGTTGGAAAAAAGAAACATTAGCTTATAGTCATAGTGGCATAAACTTTGAAGTTTAAGATTGACAAGTAATGCATTGTAATATTAATGAATGACGTACTTGGATAATAAGTTATTGTGCTTGGATGACGATGAAAAATGACAACATCTTTCCTCGATTTTCCATAACAAAATTGTAAAGAAATCTGGATTTCCCCACGGCAGAAGAAGCCTGATGGTTTTATCATATgggtttatattttaaaattgctGATGTGcagaaaaattgatatttagtTTAGTTACCAACTTTTGGTGGGCTCTTATGGCCAACAAGGCAGATCAGAAACGACCTGCAAtaggttttaaaatatatttgcatGCATTCATCGTCAACCTCACGTAATGAAGCTGATCTCAGGCTGGCGTCTCGTCGTCTCTGCTGGGTTGGTGGAGATTAAGTTAGGATGACTTTGCTTGACTTTTTAATATCCTAAAGATCAAGTCGACTTTTGTATTCTCTTTAAGATTTTATGATACTGGGGTGCATGCATGATTTTTTTACAGTTTCTGGAAACAGAATAgttcattaaaaatattctcTGTCATGAACTAAATAGCACAAACCAGAAAAATAATGGTGTTAACTGATGATAACCGCATATATTTCTTCAACATACAAAGGTAGGAgtggattcgaattgaatccaAATAAGAGCATGACTGAGCTTGACT
It contains:
- the LOC123201044 gene encoding CBL-interacting serine/threonine-protein kinase 5-like → MDCQSVEIGEAMEEERHVLFGKYEMGRLLGKGTFAKVYYGKHIVSGESVAIKIINKDQVKREGMMEQIQREISVLRLVRHPNIVELKEVMATKKKIFFVMEYVKGGELFAKVARGKLKEDLARKYFQQLISAIDFCHSRGVSHRDLKPENLLLDENGDLKISDFGLSALPEQLRNDGLLHTQCGTPAYVAPEIIRKKGYDGATADIWSCGVILYVLLAGFLPFQDANLMNMYRKIFKAQFECPLWISPEAKRLISKLLVSDPGRRITIQAIIRVPWFQKGFTRPPSFSVDQESEKEKQEEDKTSKIPSPKFFNAFEFISSMASGFNLSSLFESKRKTGSMFTSKCSASAIMEKIEEAAKGMSFEVAKVKDFKVKLHGGSEGRKGRLSVTVEVFEVAPTVAIVELSKSSGDTLEYAKFCEEDVRPALKDIVWTWQGDNISNGEES
- the LOC123201181 gene encoding transcription initiation factor TFIID subunit 5-like; this encodes MDDSRLTDFVTTFLKKKGFNEAETALRAELQRKNNNSPGNESINVLNDPELSKFFRSFSESEDGPARYQDEYSKLRLWTYSSLDLYKHELLRVLYPVFIHCFMDLVAKKYIQDARTFFNSFREDHEMLHLRDLQKLEGVLTPSHLEEMEFAHSLRHSKVNIKICQYSYELLLQYLHKTQCTKMLGIINERINFEVSPGKPSSISNDAEMVTLIGSNQDAANKINQKEVHWGLLEDSLEDRVEKQGGLLSDSEKAEGENKEAEVDENKKRSIEGGKQGTSMKKSKKDKAINATAKTSRPEANTVPVARRVKSELALPVMPPEVEQSFLEDLKNRVQLSSIALPSVCFYTFINTHNSLNCASISHDGSLVAGGFSDSSLKVWDMAKLGQQTGSSVLQGENDTTAKEDTLGANGSKRAYTLFQGHSGPVYSASFSPLGDYILSCSADATIRLWSTKLNANLVCYKGHNYPVWDVQFSPLGHYFASCSHDRTARVWSMDRIQPLRIAAGHLSDVDCVRWHANSNYIATGSSDKTVRLWDIVSGDCVRIFIGHRSMILSLAMSPDGRYMASGDEDGTIMMWDLASGRCVMPLMGHTSCVWSLAFSCEATLLASGSADSTVKLWDVTTSTKVLRTEEKSGNPNRLRSLQTLPTKSTPVYTVQFSRRNLLFAAGVLSK